One genomic segment of Ignavibacteriota bacterium includes these proteins:
- the trxA gene encoding thioredoxin codes for MKPFTFTDDNFEKEAINSEIPVVVDFWAAWCGPCRMIAPIIEELAVEFDGKIKVGKLDVDVNQQTAIKYGVRSIPTVLVLKNGNVKETIIGAVPKSVFLDKLKTL; via the coding sequence ATGAAACCATTTACGTTTACTGATGATAATTTTGAAAAAGAAGCTATAAATTCTGAAATACCCGTTGTTGTTGATTTTTGGGCTGCTTGGTGCGGACCTTGCAGAATGATTGCGCCTATTATTGAAGAACTTGCTGTTGAATTTGACGGCAAAATAAAAGTTGGAAAATTAGACGTTGATGTTAATCAACAAACTGCAATAAAATATGGAGTAAGAAGTATTCCAACAGTATTAGTTCTTAAAAATGGAAATGTTAAAGAAACAATAATTGGAGCAGTCCCAAAATCAGTATTTCTTGATAAATTAAAAACTTTGTAA
- a CDS encoding TonB-dependent receptor yields the protein MSRKIIYVLLLFAILPILVFAGDGRIKGKVTDLTTGEALVGANVVVIGTSFGAATDVNGDYVIMNLDAGQHTVKASYLGFQSITITNVRVSLDLTTEVDFQLPAEEISVGTVTIVAQKPLITKDATSSIRNVSGEDISNLPVRGVTNIIGLQAGVVVDGGNIHIRGSRPDEVGYYLEGINIADPEDGGREITLSNDAIEELQVESGGFTAEFGGSNAGIIRSQLKSGTNDYHASVEYITDNVGFDSKDNFKNQSQRLGAYWYGYNETSFSLSGPVLENQIKFFYNLNYNFDRSQAKRAYPGFDLGLINDGFGVDTINFFYPAGVRQNQLREAFTHSGSITMDFNPILVRLTGTYSDGWNDVGGDGVFDILNNRISTNDWSNGSFSLKVKHVVTPNLFYELTGGLSMSQGEVSDPYLGTDYWAYGDSIANSNAGNVWVRKARELATWTKQGLTAADRRYIEPTDFSVYGYTFDADGAVSQNSSKFDQLGLTGRFDLTYLPSKHHNIKIGGEFKQYTLRNWSTSGSQSGFARTLANNLLKAYGSNPTQAQIDAEKAKILYTAGVNNYGYDVYGNEFDGDGEVNGVDGKFYAPHKPVEAGFYIQDKVEFDDIILNLGLRYDYFDMDNMQLINPEMPEDGVSDTWNSGELNLAGFKDVASFSGLSPRLSVSFPVTDRTVFHAGFGKYVQQPALDEAYLGYHQLAYQLGQSFFFSDPTGQNLRPIRKTHYEFGFRQQLTDFLAFDITGFYDDVKGQVFFNLQRTDANSTYESYNIKQNGDFATTKGVEIQLTMRRFQRLSGSASLSLQDAAGTGTNPNSNSGIVGAPLDGVTIFKPNYVAPLTYDRPLKGNIFLDYRFGVDDGPAVFEQLGVSILASFASGHPFTRGTGSAGMETDSRFRSPLEPLNSSLTPSTFNVDLKIDKSFRLFDQLYANVYVRVLNLFDNRNVEDVFKRTGAADDDGYLADPTLGGKKIEDYGPIFNDIYQALEIDYQGYYSNARQVLLGIRLEY from the coding sequence ATGAGTCGTAAAATTATTTACGTATTATTACTCTTTGCCATACTTCCAATTTTGGTATTTGCCGGCGATGGAAGAATTAAAGGTAAAGTAACAGATTTAACAACAGGTGAAGCATTAGTTGGAGCAAACGTAGTTGTTATTGGAACTAGTTTTGGTGCTGCGACTGATGTTAATGGGGACTATGTAATAATGAACTTAGATGCTGGTCAACATACAGTTAAAGCCAGTTATTTAGGTTTTCAAAGTATTACAATTACAAACGTGAGAGTAAGTTTAGATTTAACAACTGAAGTAGATTTTCAATTACCTGCCGAGGAAATTTCAGTTGGTACAGTTACAATTGTTGCACAAAAACCACTTATCACAAAAGACGCTACAAGCTCAATTAGAAATGTATCTGGTGAAGATATATCAAATTTACCAGTTAGGGGAGTTACAAATATTATTGGTTTACAAGCTGGCGTTGTTGTTGATGGTGGCAATATTCATATTCGTGGAAGTCGTCCTGATGAAGTTGGTTATTATTTAGAAGGAATTAATATTGCGGATCCGGAAGATGGCGGAAGAGAAATTACTCTTTCTAATGATGCTATTGAAGAACTTCAGGTTGAATCTGGTGGATTTACTGCTGAATTTGGCGGATCAAATGCAGGTATTATTAGATCGCAATTAAAATCCGGAACAAATGATTATCACGCAAGTGTTGAATATATTACAGACAATGTTGGATTTGATTCAAAAGATAATTTTAAAAACCAATCACAAAGATTAGGTGCATATTGGTATGGTTATAATGAAACTAGTTTTTCATTAAGTGGACCTGTTCTTGAAAACCAAATTAAATTTTTCTACAACTTAAATTATAACTTTGATAGAAGCCAAGCAAAAAGAGCATATCCTGGTTTTGATTTAGGGCTAATTAATGATGGTTTTGGAGTTGATACAATTAATTTCTTCTATCCAGCTGGTGTTCGTCAAAATCAGTTAAGAGAAGCTTTTACCCACTCTGGTTCTATAACAATGGATTTCAATCCAATCTTAGTTAGGCTTACTGGAACATATTCTGATGGTTGGAATGATGTTGGCGGTGACGGAGTGTTTGACATTTTAAATAATAGAATTTCAACAAATGATTGGTCAAACGGAAGTTTCAGCTTAAAAGTTAAACATGTTGTTACTCCAAATTTATTTTATGAGTTAACAGGTGGATTGTCAATGAGCCAAGGTGAAGTTTCTGATCCTTATTTAGGAACTGACTATTGGGCATATGGTGATAGTATTGCTAACTCAAATGCAGGTAATGTTTGGGTAAGAAAAGCTCGTGAATTAGCAACTTGGACCAAACAAGGATTAACTGCTGCAGACAGACGTTATATTGAACCAACTGATTTTTCAGTTTATGGTTATACATTTGATGCAGATGGTGCAGTTTCTCAAAACAGTTCAAAATTTGATCAACTCGGTTTAACCGGAAGATTTGATTTAACGTACTTACCATCTAAGCATCATAACATTAAAATTGGCGGTGAGTTTAAACAATATACTTTAAGAAACTGGTCAACTTCAGGATCACAATCAGGTTTTGCAAGAACACTTGCAAATAATCTACTAAAAGCATATGGATCTAACCCAACCCAAGCACAAATAGATGCTGAAAAAGCAAAAATTTTATATACAGCAGGTGTTAATAATTATGGTTATGACGTTTATGGTAATGAATTTGATGGCGATGGAGAAGTAAACGGTGTTGACGGAAAATTTTATGCACCACACAAACCGGTAGAAGCAGGTTTCTATATTCAAGATAAAGTTGAATTTGACGATATAATCTTAAACCTTGGTTTAAGATATGACTATTTTGATATGGATAATATGCAGTTAATAAACCCTGAAATGCCTGAAGATGGAGTTTCTGATACATGGAATAGTGGAGAACTAAATCTTGCAGGATTCAAAGACGTAGCTTCATTCAGCGGTTTAAGTCCAAGATTAAGCGTTTCATTCCCTGTTACAGATAGAACAGTTTTTCATGCTGGATTTGGAAAATATGTTCAACAACCTGCATTAGATGAAGCATATCTTGGCTATCATCAACTAGCTTATCAGTTAGGTCAAAGCTTTTTCTTCTCTGATCCAACTGGTCAAAATTTAAGACCAATTAGAAAAACACATTATGAATTTGGTTTCAGACAACAATTGACGGACTTTTTAGCTTTTGATATTACAGGATTTTATGATGATGTTAAAGGACAAGTGTTCTTCAATTTACAGAGAACAGATGCTAACTCAACTTATGAATCATATAATATTAAACAAAACGGTGACTTTGCAACAACTAAAGGTGTTGAAATACAACTAACAATGAGAAGATTCCAAAGATTAAGCGGTTCTGCTTCATTGTCACTTCAAGATGCTGCTGGTACCGGTACAAATCCTAACAGCAACTCTGGTATAGTTGGTGCTCCTTTAGATGGTGTAACAATTTTCAAACCTAATTATGTTGCTCCTCTAACTTATGATAGACCACTAAAAGGTAATATTTTCTTAGATTACAGATTTGGTGTAGACGATGGTCCTGCAGTATTTGAACAATTAGGTGTTTCAATTCTTGCTTCATTTGCAAGTGGTCATCCTTTTACGAGAGGAACTGGTAGTGCCGGTATGGAAACTGACTCTAGATTTAGAAGCCCATTAGAGCCGCTAAATTCATCCTTAACTCCTTCTACGTTTAATGTTGATCTCAAGATTGATAAATCTTTCAGATTATTTGATCAATTATATGCAAATGTTTATGTAAGAGTATTAAATCTTTTTGACAATAGAAACGTTGAAGATGTATTTAAAAGAACAGGCGCTGCTGATGATGATGGTTATTTAGCTGATCCTACTTTAGGCGGAAAAAAGATAGAAGATTACGGACCGATATTTAATGATATATATCAAGCATTAGAAATAGATTACCAAGGTTACTATTCAAATGCTAGACAAGTATTGTTAGGCATAAGATTAGAGTATTAA
- a CDS encoding PorV/PorQ family protein has translation MILTIIATSSLFGQSDRNGTAGATELLIPVGGRGVAMGNANLTNSVGVDAIFWNPANIARSNNSVDVMVSHMNYIADIGVQFGAVGVNFEEFGSIAFSIKSLSVGDIIKTTVENPDGTGQTFAPQYSTIGLSYSKMLSDRVSVGLNLNYINETIDLVSASGFGFDVGVTYADLAGINGFDMAVILKNIGSDMSFDGSGLWIQAVNAQQRRDEQFYKIEAASFSLPTTLDIGLGYTLSIDAQNNLNFVGTFVNHNYYTDQYKVGAEYSYDNLLFFRGGYNHTTEFEASETLYKFSAGFGINYNLSGVGVQIDYAYLPTEFFDDTHLISLSLGIE, from the coding sequence ATGATTCTAACGATCATTGCTACTAGCTCACTTTTTGGCCAATCTGATAGAAATGGAACAGCTGGGGCAACCGAGCTTTTAATTCCTGTTGGTGGTCGTGGTGTAGCAATGGGTAATGCAAATTTAACTAATTCAGTTGGCGTAGATGCTATTTTCTGGAATCCTGCAAATATTGCACGCTCTAATAATTCAGTTGATGTTATGGTTTCTCATATGAACTATATTGCTGATATTGGTGTTCAATTTGGAGCAGTAGGTGTAAATTTTGAAGAATTTGGAAGTATTGCATTTAGCATTAAATCACTTTCTGTTGGTGATATTATTAAAACAACTGTTGAAAACCCAGATGGAACAGGTCAAACTTTTGCTCCTCAATATTCAACAATTGGGTTGTCATATTCAAAAATGTTAAGTGATAGAGTATCTGTTGGTTTAAACCTAAACTATATTAACGAAACAATTGATTTGGTTAGTGCTTCTGGTTTTGGTTTTGATGTTGGCGTTACTTATGCAGATTTAGCAGGAATAAATGGTTTTGATATGGCTGTTATACTCAAAAATATTGGATCAGATATGTCTTTTGATGGTTCCGGACTTTGGATTCAAGCTGTAAATGCGCAACAAAGACGAGATGAGCAATTCTATAAAATAGAAGCAGCAAGTTTCTCTTTACCAACAACACTTGATATTGGTTTAGGCTATACCTTATCAATTGACGCTCAAAATAATCTTAATTTTGTTGGTACATTTGTTAACCATAACTACTATACAGATCAGTATAAAGTTGGTGCTGAATATAGTTATGATAACTTACTCTTTTTTAGAGGCGGTTATAATCATACTACAGAATTTGAAGCTTCTGAAACTCTATACAAATTTAGTGCTGGTTTTGGTATTAACTATAATTTGAGTGGTGTTGGAGTTCAAATTGACTATGCATATTTACCAACAGAGTTCTTTGATGATACGCACCTAATTTCTTTATCATTAGGTATTGAATAA
- a CDS encoding GWxTD domain-containing protein — MKFKLYYLFIVFLINPILMLSQEQIGFDFDYAKFEYDDENSYLEIYYSLTQNTFALNKTDSGNFISANIKITLTNENNVKTLSENYNLKTSIDTTSSNYLNEDLVGILSYKIPHGKYNFEIIALDNYSQNNTKKINEVIELIPLEKNKIHISDIQLCSNIIHEDANPNSIYFKNSLETIPNPKSVYGSKLPVLFYYLEFYNKQKENFNDLKMKRIIYKNEKIQHSDEEKITLDNNSIVKAGFVKISKFSSGTYTLSVNIVDSQNHLLANSSKKFYVFNPGIKDDEKIESTILAGSEFDLMTEDECDYNFEISKYIAAKSEIQLYEKLSQIEAKRKFLFDFWRKRDIDPNTPSNEFKVKYLERLDYVNSDFSNKFREGYKTDRGRVVLMYGRPDRIDTFENESTIKPYEIWYYDNMEGGVLFVFGDTMGISDLELLHSTKMGELRNESWGDRISIYDTNQ; from the coding sequence ATGAAATTTAAATTATACTATTTATTTATCGTTTTTTTAATCAATCCAATTTTAATGTTATCTCAAGAACAAATTGGTTTTGATTTTGATTATGCAAAATTTGAATACGATGATGAAAATTCTTACCTTGAAATTTATTATTCTTTAACCCAAAATACTTTTGCATTAAACAAAACAGATTCCGGAAATTTTATTTCCGCAAATATTAAAATTACTTTAACAAATGAAAATAATGTAAAAACACTAAGCGAAAATTATAATCTGAAAACAAGTATTGATACTACCTCTTCAAATTATCTAAACGAAGATTTAGTTGGAATTTTAAGCTATAAAATACCACATGGTAAATACAATTTTGAAATTATTGCTTTGGATAATTATTCGCAGAATAACACCAAAAAAATAAATGAAGTAATTGAACTCATACCGCTTGAAAAAAATAAAATCCACATTAGTGATATTCAACTTTGCTCAAACATAATTCATGAAGATGCAAATCCCAATTCAATTTATTTTAAGAATAGTTTAGAAACTATACCAAATCCTAAAAGTGTTTACGGTTCCAAATTACCGGTATTGTTTTACTATCTTGAATTTTATAATAAGCAGAAAGAAAATTTTAACGATTTGAAAATGAAAAGGATTATTTATAAAAATGAAAAAATTCAACATAGTGATGAGGAAAAAATAACATTAGATAATAATTCTATTGTGAAAGCCGGATTTGTTAAAATATCAAAATTTTCTTCCGGAACTTACACACTTTCCGTAAATATTGTGGATTCGCAAAATCATTTACTTGCAAATAGCTCAAAGAAATTTTATGTTTTTAATCCCGGTATAAAAGACGATGAGAAAATTGAATCAACAATTTTGGCGGGCAGTGAATTTGATTTGATGACTGAAGATGAATGTGATTATAATTTTGAAATTTCCAAATACATAGCAGCAAAATCTGAAATTCAATTGTATGAAAAACTTTCGCAAATTGAAGCTAAAAGAAAATTTCTTTTTGATTTTTGGCGTAAGCGAGATATTGATCCTAACACACCATCAAATGAATTTAAAGTAAAATATCTTGAAAGATTAGATTATGTCAATTCTGATTTTAGTAATAAATTTAGGGAAGGTTACAAAACAGATAGAGGCAGAGTTGTATTGATGTATGGAAGACCGGATAGAATTGATACGTTTGAAAATGAATCAACAATTAAACCTTATGAAATTTGGTATTATGATAATATGGAAGGAGGAGTATTATTTGTGTTTGGCGATACCATGGGAATTTCAGATTTAGAATTACTTCACTCAACTAAAATGGGTGAATTAAGAAATGAATCTTGGGGAGATAGAATTTCAATTTATGATACAAATCAATAA
- a CDS encoding GWxTD domain-containing protein encodes MKKILLLFLAFVQLTFSQNSVKFDFDYAQFQYDSTSNFLEIYYSFYPADFKLLKEDGQNLIKAKMHIQIQNNSTDELVVNKDWGLSQPVKDSADHKNGKALLGVVGFNLKAGSYNIDISVEDITNKNSRKDYSESINVNPLSRNSIAISDIELATRIVNENANKNSIFYKNTLEVFPNPSIIYSDKSPVLFYYAELYNLKNNSSPKINLEKKLFDSKNNLIYETSKEVHTNRTSIVEAGIINLKKYPTDTYTLVLKITDDNSKKYTTSSKKFFFVNPGISVAKNSKSSLNYINTEFGVLELEECDDLFEKSKIIADKFELEEYKKFDSLEKKREFLFNFWKKRDESPETQLNEFKKIYLSRIEVANSRYRTLSTPGYKTDRGRVYLLYGEPDEIDRFPNETDTKPYEIWAFNSIEGGVVFIFGDFSGYGLYELLHATKRGELQDPNWFSRISTN; translated from the coding sequence ATGAAAAAAATATTATTACTATTTTTAGCATTTGTACAATTAACTTTTTCTCAAAATTCCGTTAAATTTGATTTTGATTACGCACAATTTCAATATGATTCAACAAGTAACTTTTTAGAAATATATTACTCATTTTATCCCGCAGATTTTAAATTGCTTAAAGAAGATGGACAAAATCTTATTAAAGCAAAAATGCATATTCAAATACAAAACAACTCAACTGATGAATTAGTTGTAAATAAAGATTGGGGTTTATCTCAGCCGGTAAAAGATTCTGCGGATCATAAAAATGGAAAAGCACTTTTAGGAGTTGTGGGATTCAATTTAAAAGCCGGTTCGTATAATATTGATATAAGCGTTGAGGATATAACTAATAAAAATAGTAGAAAAGATTATTCAGAAAGTATAAATGTAAATCCGCTTTCCCGCAATTCAATTGCGATAAGTGATATTGAATTAGCGACAAGAATTGTTAACGAAAACGCAAATAAAAATTCCATATTTTACAAAAACACATTAGAAGTTTTTCCAAACCCATCAATAATTTATTCTGATAAATCACCGGTACTTTTTTATTATGCGGAACTTTATAATTTAAAAAATAATTCATCACCCAAAATTAATTTGGAAAAAAAATTATTTGACAGCAAAAATAATTTGATTTATGAAACCTCTAAAGAAGTGCATACAAATAGAACATCAATTGTAGAAGCGGGAATTATTAATTTAAAAAAATATCCAACGGACACTTATACTCTCGTTTTAAAAATAACGGACGATAATTCAAAGAAATATACAACATCAAGTAAAAAATTCTTTTTTGTTAATCCGGGAATTTCAGTTGCAAAAAATTCAAAAAGCAGCTTAAATTATATAAATACTGAATTTGGTGTTTTGGAACTTGAAGAATGTGACGACCTTTTTGAAAAATCAAAAATAATTGCTGATAAATTCGAACTTGAGGAATATAAAAAATTTGATTCATTAGAAAAGAAGCGTGAATTTTTATTTAATTTTTGGAAGAAAAGAGACGAATCTCCGGAAACTCAGCTTAATGAATTTAAGAAAATTTATTTATCAAGAATTGAAGTTGCGAATTCAAGATACAGAACTTTATCAACTCCGGGTTACAAAACAGATAGAGGTCGAGTTTATTTACTATACGGCGAACCGGATGAAATTGATAGATTTCCAAATGAGACCGATACAAAACCTTATGAAATTTGGGCTTTCAACAGTATTGAAGGCGGAGTAGTTTTTATTTTTGGTGATTTCAGCGGCTACGGACTTTATGAATTACTTCATGCCACCAAGCGCGGTGAGCTTCAAGACCCAAATTGGTTTAGCAGAATTAGCACAAATTAA
- a CDS encoding lysophospholipid acyltransferase family protein, with amino-acid sequence MLNKYKLEYYLFIILGKLLSVFGIRNLKYSAKFLAFIFFHILKIRRKVVKKNLSIAFPLLDKKAIKKLAFKNYTSVAITFLEILNIEKMNRDEILSMFSQSYDDIVQNKIFQNPVYQKQGFILLTAHIGNWELGAIAAGIFLQKSINVLVKNQKNIYVRDWLKGIREKFGNKQITVGTSVREIFKALKMNQIVGIVGDQRGPREGLKVNFFERQTSVFTGTASIALKVNCPVIVALCVRNSEHKYDIIFEEMEIPNNQLSAEEKILSFNQNYMSFLEKTIKLYPDQWLWMHNIWKY; translated from the coding sequence ATGCTTAATAAATACAAATTAGAATATTATTTATTCATCATTTTAGGAAAATTATTAAGTGTTTTTGGAATTCGTAACCTAAAATATTCCGCAAAATTTCTCGCATTTATCTTTTTTCATATTTTAAAAATTAGAAGAAAAGTTGTAAAAAAAAATCTCTCAATTGCATTTCCACTTCTTGATAAAAAAGCAATCAAAAAATTAGCATTTAAAAATTATACAAGTGTTGCAATTACATTTTTGGAAATCCTAAATATTGAAAAAATGAACAGGGATGAAATTCTATCAATGTTTTCTCAAAGTTATGATGATATTGTTCAAAATAAAATTTTTCAAAATCCAGTTTATCAAAAACAAGGATTTATTTTATTAACCGCTCACATTGGAAATTGGGAGCTTGGAGCAATTGCTGCGGGAATTTTTTTACAAAAATCAATAAATGTTTTAGTCAAGAATCAGAAAAATATTTATGTAAGAGATTGGTTAAAAGGAATTAGGGAAAAGTTCGGCAACAAGCAAATTACAGTTGGTACCTCAGTTCGTGAAATATTTAAAGCTCTAAAAATGAATCAAATAGTTGGAATTGTTGGCGATCAAAGAGGTCCGAGAGAAGGATTGAAAGTAAACTTTTTTGAAAGACAGACTTCGGTTTTTACCGGTACTGCATCAATTGCGTTAAAAGTTAATTGTCCGGTAATTGTTGCTTTATGTGTAAGAAATTCAGAGCATAAATATGATATCATTTTTGAAGAAATGGAAATTCCGAATAATCAACTTTCTGCCGAAGAAAAAATTCTATCCTTTAATCAAAATTATATGAGCTTTCTTGAAAAAACAATTAAGTTGTACCCAGATCAATGGTTGTGGATGCACAACATCTGGAAATACTAA